AATTTTTGGTTAAACGTTGGCGTCTCATGTAAAGTCCCACCGACATAAATTTCAAAAGCCTCCACCATTTTTTTATCTTTATTTTTCATGAGTCCCCCTTGGAGGCCAATATCGGCAATTTGCCTTTGCCCACAAGAATTGGGACAACCCACCATGTGAATGCGGACCGGCACATCAAGTGAGAGGCGCTCATCAAGCTTGAGGGCGATCTGTCTCATTCGCTCTTTCGTTTCAACGAGGGCAAGGTTGCAGTATTCTATGCCCGTACAAGACACGGAGTAGCCTATGAATCGGTTGGGCTCGGTTGTAAACCTCTCAAATATCTCTTCCTTCAATACCGTGTCAACTACCTCAGACGGTATGTGCGGTATGATGATGTTTTGCGTGTTACAATTGCGTAATTCGCCTTGACCAAACTTTTCCGATATACGTGCGAGTTCATATAGATCTGCCGACGTCATACGCCCCATAGGGACATTAGCCCCGATGTATTTCAAACCAGGTTGCTTTTGGTCGTGAACACCGTAAAAATAACCGCCATTCCAGCCCTCAAAGCAGTTGACGCCCCGAGATGGTAGATCGATATGTTCTAACAGCTTTTCTTTAAACTTTTCCACTCCCCAATCATGGACCAGAAACTTTAAGCGTGCCCGATGTCGCTTGTCACGATAACCATGGTCACGGAAGATGGTGGTCACGGCAATGGTGACATCCTTGACTTGTTCAGGGCGTACGAACACATCTAGTTCTTGTGCGAGATAAGGCTTAGAAGATAGCCCTCCACCGACATAAACGTGAAAGCCACGTACTTTTTCTCCATCTATGTCCTTCATTGCCGGGATGAAAGACAAGCAATTGATTTCTGCATGCTGGGCGTTATAGACATTAGATGAGATAGATATTTTATATTTTCGCGGAAGGTTAGAGAAATCTGAATTGCTTTGAAAATAGTGATAGATGTCCTGCACCATATCCTGCGTATCCACCAATTCATGTGGATCAATGCCCGCTAAAGGGTTACCCACAATCGTACGCATAATGTCACCACAAGCGCCAACGGAAGATAGCCCTACTTCAGATAAACGATCGAAAATATCAGGGATGTCTTCTATTTGCAGCCAGTGGAATTGAATCGCTTGCCGCGTGGTAATATCTATGACATCACGACCATAATCTTTGGCTATAGACGCTAATACTTTCGCTTGATCATTCGTCATGATCCCTGAAGGAATGTTCACTCTCATCATAAAATAGCCGTCTTCCTTTGGTTTTTGGAGATATAAACCTGCCCATTTAAAATGGGACCAAAGTTCCTTGGGGATGGATTGAAATCCTTCTCGGGCGAAAGTCGGGATGTCCTGTAGGATCTCCAGACCGTCCTTTTCTAGCTTCATCTTTTCTTCTTTGCTTAGTTTTTCTTGCTGGGCCCATACTTTGTTATAGCTCACACTTTCCCCTCCGTTCTCAATATTTCTTGATTGTTCAGATAGGTTACAATCTGCTCTACAGCTTCCGCCACACTGACCTTATCCGTTTCAATTACAATTTCAGGGTTAACCGGCGCTTCATACGGTGCACTAATACCTGTAAACTGCTGAATCTCTCCCTTTCTCGCTTTACGATAGAGGCCTTTAGGGTCTCTTTTTTCACACTCGGATAACGGACATTGAACATACACCTCGATAAAGGCTTCCTCATCTAGTAGTTGTCTCACCAGCTGACGATCACTCTGATAAGGAGAAATAAAAGCCGTCATGACAATCAATCCTGCATCAACCATTAATTTGGAGACTTCGCCGATACGACGAATATTCTCTCGTCGATCAGCTTCACTAAACCCCAAGTCCTTATTTAAACCGTGGCGAACGTTATCTCCATCTAAAACATAGTTATGGGTCCCCATTTCATAAAGTCGTTGGTCTAAAGCGTTGGCGATCGTTGATTTGCCAGACCCTGAAAGACCAGTTAACCATATCGTGCAGCCACGATGGCCATTTAGATTAGCACGATTTTGTTGGTTCACTTGGCTTTGATGCCAATAGACCTGAGACGTAAGCGTCGTGCTCATACTTTCACCTCCATTCCTTGTATCAACACATTCGCAACTTCAGGCCTGCTGAATTCTGGTGGCGGCGCTTCACCATGCCGTAGCATCTCGCGTACTTTTGTACCGGATAGTATGAGCCTTTCCGACGCCTCGTGAGGACAGGTCTTACTCGAAGCCATATTGCCACACGCACGGCAGTAAAAACTATGCTCAAAGAAGAGGGGTGTAATCCCCAGGTCCTCGTACGTAAAAGAGGTAAATATCCGTTGCGCATCGTATGTACCGTAGTAATCCCCGACACCAGCGTGGTCACGGCCCACAATAAAATGTGTGCACCCGTAATTTTTACGTACAAGGGCGTGGAATATGGCCTCACGTGGACCAGCGTATCTCATAGCGGCAGGGAATACGGCTAAGTGGACCCTATTCTGTGGATAATAATGTTCCAAAAGCACGTCATAGCTTTTCATACGAATGTCGGCTGGTACATCGTCAGCCTTTGTTTCACCTACGAGTGGGTGAAGCAAAAGACCATCCACTATTTCCATCGCTGATTTCTGTATATACTCATGGGCTCTGTGTACAGGATTTCGTGTTTGAAACCCCACGACCGTTTGCCAACCGAGTGATTGAAACGCTTGTCGAGTTTCTTGCGGGTCTTGGTGAACGGTCGGAAACGCTTTTTCCGGCTTTCTTACAAGTGTCACCGGTCCTCCAAGATAGACCTCTCCGCGTTGGAATAACTTTTGCACCCCTGGATGCGCCTGATCGGATGTTCCGTAAACATGAGTAGCTTCTGATGTCTTATCAGGTTCATAGATATCTTCAACGTCTAATACCCCATAAACTGTTCCGTTGTAAGATAAACGAACACGTTCTCCAACATGTAATGTCTCCGCATGAAGACGAGAGACGGGCAAAGTGATCGGAATACTCCACACCAGACCATTGGCTAGCCTCATGTTTTCAACGACGGGAGTGTAATCTTCTCTCGTAAGAAAACCTTCAAGAGGACTATAAGCCCCGTTGGCAATAAGAGTCAGATCAGATAGTGCCATAAGGTCTAAAACCACTTCTCGTTCAATTGTGCTTAGGTCCAGGTTTAAGTTGGTTCTGTCTATTAAATGTCCCCCGTGTGGGATGCTCTTGCTCACATCTATCACTCCTTGCAGAAATATTTAGTTGCAAATAACCCTCCAAAGTAGGTGAATTTACAGTTGCCTTTGACTTTATGGATTGAGATTGGATTAAGGCCAAGATTAAGGCTAAGAGGTTAAGACTGATGTAACCCACATTCGGTCTTCGTTTGTCCTGACCAACGACCGGCTCGACTATCCTGTCCTTCCCTTACAGCGAAGGTACAGGGCTCACAGCCAATACTTGGATATCCCTGATCATGTAAAGGGTTATACGGCAATTTGTGCCTCATGATGTAAGTCCAGACGTCTGACCACGTCCAGTGGATCAGTGGACACACTTTGATAGATTTAAATTTATGATCTAAGTTAATGAACTGAGTATGGGCCCGTGTATGCGATTGTTCACGACGTAGACCGGATAACCACGCTTTCGCAGGAGATAGCGCCCGCTTAAGAGGCTCTATTTTACGCAACGCACAACAGAGATCGGGGCTCTTTTTCCACAGTTGATCTCCATGTTGCTCCGCTTGCTGCTGTATTGTCAGTTCTGGCTCAGTCATGATGATCTGTAATTCGGGAAAACGTTGCTTGACCTCATCGATCAACTCATACGTTTCTTTGAAATGCAGGTGCGTATCTAAAAACACCACTTTAGCTTTGGGCTGAACTTGGGCAATATGGTGTAGAAGAACGATCCCCTCCGCTCCAAAACTACAAGCGTAAACGAGTTCTTCCCTATACGTGTCATAAGCCCACTCAATGACACCAAGCGTATCCGTATTGTCTAACACTTCATTCATTTGATCTAAATCTGTTTGATTGATCTGGTCGTAGATCAACGGTTTATGGTTCATCCGTTTCATTTTGGACTTCCCCCTTCTTCTGATGCTGTATGTTCCCCCTGATCGCCATTTTTACCAGGAGGACTATTCCTACAAAGGCCAAAATCGTACACATGCATAAGAGAACGGCATTGGTGTAATCGGACATCATGAATACACGCACTAAACTATAGGCCACCACTAGAGATATAATAGGGGAGGCGATCCACACCTTTATAATCCTTTGCACGATCTGTTTGTGCCACACTTGCATGCCTGTATCAGCCATACCGATACCCACAATCGCTGACGTTGTGACTTGGGTTAAAGGGACCGGTATGCCAAACAATGAGGCCAACAAGACTAAAATCCCTCCCGTTCCAGATACGGCACTACCTTGTAATAACGTCAGTGAGGTGATTTTTTTGCCGTTTGTTTCTAGCACCTTACCTCCTAAAAGAACGGCCCCGAGTGCCATAAATAGCGCCCCTAACCATGTCCCGTTTTCTTCACTTACGAGTCCTGCCCCGATAATCGGACCGATGGCATTGGCTACATTGTTCATCCCTGCTGCGAAAGCTTCAATACAGCCCGTTAATAATAGCAGGATAATCAGGGGGCGGCGCCATTTTCCATTTTTAGCTTCTAAATGAGGCCATCTTTTGTCGATCCAAGACAAACCTTTACCTAAGACAAACGCAATCATGAGCGCCGTAAGAGGGATAGCGAACCAAAAAAGGACAATAAAAAGCGTATGCTCTATGAAAAGTGATTGAAAAGCGATGCCCACACCCACTAATGCACCAACAGTGACCTCACTCGTTGATAAGGGAATACCGAGTATATTAGCCATAAAGAGCGTTAAACAGGAAGAAATTAGTATGATTAGGACCACTTCAACTGTGAGAATGTGAGAAGGCAGTATATTCTCTCCGATGGTCTGAATCACCTTATCACTACCCAACATGGCACCGCCAAAAGCCATTACGGCAACCAGACATAGTGCAAACCTTCGGCTACGAACAGCACCACCGCCATAAGCAGGACCCATTGTAGCAGCAGCGCCACTTGCACCAATATTAAGAGCAAAAAGTAACGCGATTATAATGGTTAGTTCAGTTAATATCATGATTGAAACACCCTTCACCTTGCTTACCACCTGTACCTGTCCTTACAGGTACCTGTCTTTGTCGGTAACCCAAAAGCAAACAAAAAGAGGCCCCCTAGTTTCTCTTGTTTATAGAGAAACCAGGAAGCCTCCGGTTGTCCGGTCAGCAAGTTATCCAGTCTAATTTATGTGTCTATGTTTATGTGTTGGCGTGGTTGTAATTATGTGTGTTGGGTTTTAGTGCTAAGTGGTGCTACCAGGGGAGATATCATGCTCCCATGCTATTCGATGCACTCTCACTATGTCCTTGGTCGTTATTATATACCTAGTATTCCTAGTCGTCAACTAGTATTTAAATGAAACCTGAATACTTCAAATGATTGAAATGTTTTGAATCGATTGAGCGTAGAAGATTATACTGATGCTGTCTGAGACTTTTGAGTTGTTTGGACCGTACGTTTACGGCTTTTGTACCAAATGATACTAAATAAAACTAAGGTTAAAACGAGGCTGGAATGAAAGATGACATGAACGGTGTTAGGCACAATGCCATTCATGTATGGTAGAAACGCATGCGTGTTGCCAAACATGGTATTGTATCGATCGACAAAGGCGGCGTCCCCCGTCCCGAATAAGTAGGGTACCCACCAAGCCATAATAGCACCTATGAGCACTGAGGTGTAAGAGATAAAGATGAACAAGCTCGCTACGAGAGGGTATTTTTTACCCATATAGATGAGTGTTAAGGTCACCCCTATCAATGGCCATATACTATTTAATACCGTCCCTCGAATCATTTCTCCTGTACTATTCTCAGCTTTTACTGCTTGCACGTCGTTCAATGAACCTATAGGTATCCAATCGTGAAACAAACAAAACATGAGAATGAGGCCTTGTACACTTAAAAATACGTACTCCATACGCGTGACTTCTCGCTTCATGACATACTCCTCTCTACTTAAACAATATTTGTAATTGATATACGCTTATACTATAATATACCATTTCTAGTTTAGCAACAGCATACTGTCTTTAAAAAACTAAAAAAACTGTTCTACGTCAAATGTTGGGTAGGGAAAGAAGACCTGAATAAAGGCGGCAGATAAACCCTTCAGCACATCCCTTCATCCCCCATGTCTGAATTCATATAGCAGTTTCATAGGTGTATTGTAGAGCTTAAAAAAGTGGAAGACCTCATCTTCCACTTAAGTACTGCTGCTATTGACTTAGTCATCCTATGTGGCTTAGTCATCCTATGTGGCTTAGTCATCCTATGTCACCCATTGGTTGGCATCGTTAGAAATTTTGGCTAGTATGTAATGCTTAACATAATCGCTGAGTAGCTGGTGATCACAAACAACACGCTAGCACTTAAAGACACTAAGGATGAATAGTCGCGTTTGAATGAGACAACGGAACTTACGAGTAGCGCAATCGCTATAACAAATAGTAAGATACTTGTCACATTAAAACCAAATGTCAGTGGTATATCGGACTGTACAACGCCCTGGTGAAAAAGAGTGAACAGCGGTGAAGGCCCCTCATGTGACAAAACACTATGAATATCGTGAGGTGGCGCTTGCTGACTTAGAGCCGCCGTTGCTGTCAATATCAAGATAATAATAATGCTTTCTGCCCTCATCCAAGGATACGGGTTTGTGATAGATTTGCTCGACAATCTTCTTTTCATTAGAAAGCCATTAATGAAAGCAAACGCGAATAAAGGTATAATGAGTAAATGTTTAATTAACAAAGATTGTCCGTAAGAAATGGCCCAGGTACTAGGATAGGCCTCAAAACTATTAACGACTTTCATCAGTCCAAATCCGGCGGCTACGATGAGAACGACACAAACCGTCGCAACGGGATGGTACCATGTTAGAAAGGAACGAAAGTGTTTGGCCTCTTGGCCCCACCATCCTATCACGAGCATGATGCCCACCCATACAGTGACGCAGACAAAATGAACGGTTTGAGAAATGAAACCTATGCTTTTAGATATAGACGCCGCATGACTCGTCCAGCAAATTAATATAACAAGTAATAAAATAAACATCATCGCAATGATGGAAATTGATTTGCCTTGTGGATGATAAAACACGCCTTTTTTCTTTTCATGAATAAGTGATATAAATCCTAAAATGATACATATTAGAGTGATTAAAATCCACACTTGACCTACACTCGATACAAACGTCACAGACAGAAGCGCATCGGTCCACCCAACTCTATCTTTAAGGTATAAAATAATGTCTAACGCAGGAAAATACGAAAACACTGTTATAGCGATTAAAGACGTCATCAGCACCGACGTTGGCATATAAACTCTTGGTTTTTTATCTATGGGGATTAATTGTAAAATAAAATGTCCCAGAAGGATACATATCGAAACATAAAGCAATGTCTGGCCCAATGTATAGATCATCTAACCGTTACTCCTCCTACTCACATACCAAAAACTAGATCCACCTAACAAAACGATGATAGACATCATCGTTATAAAAGGAAAGGACTGTTCTTGGTGTGCATGAGAGGAAGCATTCTGAGACAATGTTTTAGTGTCTGTACTGTCCGATTCTAGTGATTCAGCATGCTTTTCCTCATCTATCTCTGTTCCGTCCTGCTCTTCGGATCTTGTATGCTCCACTGATGTAGATCGATTCTCCCCCTGTGCTTCCCCATTGGCTTCCTGTTCAGGACGAGGTTGATCAGCATGAACATCGAAAGAAAAGCTTCCTTGGATCAGATGGCCGTCAGCTCCGATAATATCCCAGTTTACAGTGTATGTACCCGTCGTTAACCGTTCTGTCATCGTGCCACTCATCACGTTCTTTTCTATGTTGGTTGAAGATGTCTGATAGACCTCTCCTGCTTCATCCACGACTTCAAAAGTACTTTGTGGCTCTACTTTCGTATCAAAATATAATATTATTTCTTTTACAGGTTGTCCTACGTCTGCCCCTGCCTGTGGATTGGAATCATTAAGATATGTATGGGCTTGAGTTGTAGTTGGGAAAAATAAAAGTAGGCTTGCAGCCATGATTAATATCCTTTTCATCAAAGTCCCGCCTTTCAAGTCCTTAAAGTCCTTACCGTTTCTGTATAGGGATTATGGCAACTCTTTTGCCTCTCAACTCTGCTTTTTCTCAACTAAGCCTCTTCCTAGCATAAACGCTGAATTTTTTGTCGATTCTTAATTTAAGGATAAATCTTTTGTCAATCATTGTCGAGAACCATATTTTAACCATCAATATTCAATGTTTCCATATTTTTATATTTTTTATGTGAATAATGCCCCAACAATACGATGATCAAAATGGGCGGAAAAAAGAATCGTGGTTTTAACCATATCATTGAGCATGAAACACCAAAAAGAGTAGCAAGCCCTTACCGCCTACTACTCTTCAAAGTTAAATGACTTTGTTTAGCTCAGATGGCCTGTTTTTTTCAAGTCTTTACTTCGGATCATTTTTATTCTTTTAACGTACTAATCGCTTTTGCTATGGTCACTGTACGTTTCGCTTGGTGTTTAACCGCTTCCTCAACATCTTCTTGCATATGACCATCTTGGTCTACAGTGACACTCGTACCGTATGGGTTTCCACCTGAAGTGAACGCCACAGGATCAGTATAAGCAGGCGACGCAATAATGGCGCCCCAATGGTGCATCGTTGTGTAGAGATTTAAGATGGTGGCCTCTTGTCCTCCATGTGGATTATTTGCTGAGGCCATTGCACTGACAACTTTGTTCACTAGTTTACCGTTAAACCACAGTCCTCCCGTTGTATCGAGGAACTGTTTCATCTGAGCGGGTACGTTACCAAAACGTGTTGGCACACTGAAGATAATAGCGTCAGCGTTTTCTAGGTCATCTAAGGTGACTTCAGGTACGTCTTGAGTGGCTTCGATATGCGCTTTCCATGCTGGATTGGACTCAATCGCATCTTTAGGGGCAAGCTCAGGTACTTTTAAAATTTTCACATCTGCACCTGCAGCCTTACCTCCTTCTGCTGCCCATTGTGCTAATTGGTAGTTTGTCCCTGTTGAACTATAATAAATAATCGCTAACTTAATGTCTGCCATCGTATCATTCTCCTTTGTGTTTTTTCCAAATAACTTATCTAAGAATCCCATGTCAGTCACCTCTACTCATATTTCTGCCCACGCTGAGATCGTATGTTATACCACCTCCAAGAACAACTGGATACACGTCAACGACTGTTTGTCCATATTTATTGGTTACCCAATTAGAGGGTAATTTATTCTTAAAAGCCAACATAGCGCTTGACTATGTTGATTTTTTAAGCAAAGTTTTAAACAAAACAAATAACTAATATATCGTCTAGTTCATTTAAAAAGTAAGCACCTTACCTGTAGGTATGAGAACATAAGCAGCATTCTAGAAGGTTAGTAACGGGCTTGATACCAGGCCGCTGCCGCTTGTACTTCGGTCTGGGTTAAGCTATGCCCCTGTTGTTCCCAATGGAGTTCAACCTCGGCGCCAGCTTCTTGTAAAGTATCTTTAAGCTCCATAGACTCTTCAGGGGAACAAATGGGGTCGTTCTTCCCTGCTCCGATAAAGACAGGCGTAGCTGATAAGTCGGGTAACGTCACTCCTCTTCTTGGTACCATAGGGTGGTGTAGGATGGCCCCCTTCAATGCGTTTTCATAATGATAAAGGAGGCTACCGGCTATGTTAGCACCATTAGAGTACCCCACAGCCAGTACATTTTGACGATCAAATCCGTACTGCTGCGCAGATTCGTCTAGAAATTGATTCAATTCTTTTGTACGAAAAATTAGATCATCCTCATCAAATACGCCTTCAGCTAAACGGCGAAAAAATCTGGGCATGCCGTTTTCGGACACGTTCCCTCGAACACTTAACACGGAGGCTGTGTCATCGATCATGGCCGCGAGAGGGAGTAAGTCTCTTTCATTACCGCCTGTGCCATGGAGTAATAACAGTACGGGCTTCGTTTCATCTGATCCTTTTTGAAAAATATGTTCCATCATGATTCTCTCCTTTATCGTCTGATAAGTGTATGGCGTGCGTCTAGGGTTTGGTTAATGTCATACCCTCGCATAGCTATCATGCTCTTGTGCCAGAAGACATGTGAACAGCGGTTTAACGGGCATCCTGATCTTGTTCAGGTACAGTGATCGGTTGAAGATGGTCCTCAATCTTCTCTCTCTGTGTTTCATACCATTCTGGTAGCTTAAGTGAGTGCCCAAGCTCATCGTAAGTTTCATCTACTTCAAATCCGGGTGGGTCGGTGGCTATTTCAAATAGGATTTGACCATGCTCCCGGAAGTAGATGGAGTTAAAATACTGTCTCGGTTGCACCGGAGTGACGTGATAACCCTGGTCTTGTATGAGTTGTCTCCACTCTAACTGCTCTCCATCATCTTTCGTTCGCCAGGCGATATGATGAACCGTACCAACCCCAGTCACTCCTCTCTGTCTAGTTGTAAGACTCATGTCGATGATGCTACCGATGTCGCCCGGGGCTTTAAACCGAAGGAGGTCATTTTCCGCTCCCCATTTTTCCAGGCCCAGTATATTAGTGAGAAGGCTTTCCGTATACTGTGGGTGGTGAGACCATAACGTTGCGCCAGCAAAGCCTTTAATGGCCACTTCGGGGGTAATTTCACCAATTGCCCACTGACTTAAGTCACCTTGATTATTTTCAACCAAGGATAGCTTTAGTCCATGAGGGTCTTCAAAGTGGATCGACTTCTCTCCGAAACGTTCAAGGTGATTATAGGGTACCTTAAAGTGGGCTAGCCTTTCCTCCCAGAACGCTAAACTGCCTTGTGGTACAGCAAAAGCGGTCGTTCCCACTTGCCCGCTCCCCACTCTGCCACGTCTCCCATTAGGCCAAGGAAAGAAAGTCATAATCGTGCCCGGACTGCCACTATCATTACCAAAATACAAATGGTACGTCCCGGGATCATCAAAATTCACGGTACGCTTAACTAGACGTAACCCTAGTAGGCCGGCGTAAAAATCGACATTCTCTTGAGGGTGGCCTACAATTGCAGAAATGTGATGAATGCCCATCGTTTGTTTCGCCATATATCCCGCTCCTCTTCGTTGTATTATTTTTTTTAGCGTATCCAACCACGTGAATGATCAAACCAACTACCCTAATATCATATATCTTTATTTCGAGATATTTTTTTTATAAAAAATGATGACCGAGACCATCACGAATCATCATTTAAAGCCCTTAAACCATAAAACCCTTTACTATAAAACCCTTTCATCTGGCGTCATACTTGACGCATTCAGTCTTCGGATTTAGGACTGCTCAGGTTGCTTTTTATCTATCAATTATATAGTTTATAGGTTTGGCAAGATTAGGCATCAATGTCTTTGACGAATAACCCTAGCTTTTTCAATTTATCAATCATTGTTGCTTTCTCGTCATTATCTAACACACTAAACATCTCTTCTAAAGCCTCACGATGTCTGGGAAAGATATCATCCATAAGCGTTTTACCATTGGTCGTAATCGCAGCATACGTCACTCTGCGATCCTTAGGGCAGGATCGACGCTCAAGGTACCCTTTTTGTTCTAATCGATCAACGACATAAGTGATGCTGCCACTTGCTAGAAGAACCCTCTTTCCTATTTGCTGAATCGGTTGATCCCCTTTATGGTATAGCAACTCGAGGACTTGAAACTCAGTTGGATTCAAACCATGACTTCTCATATCCGATTCAACGCGGTCCGCTATTTCTCGTGCTGCCTTGTTCAAGACAACGAATAACTTGAGTGCGAGATCATTTTCATTATTCTTTTGTGTATTCATCAATGTCACACCTTTAATATATCAACAACATTTTTTCGCATTTATCTCGAATTCAAGATAAATATACTTTATTCTGATTCCAATGTCAAATGATAATCTGAAGCTTTATCTCAAACTTGATGAATTCACCTTTAGTATATAGACACATGTTTATATTTAATGGTTGCAAAAATCGAGTAGGAGGGGAAATAACCCCCGTCCTCTCACACCACCGTGCGTACGGTTCCGTACACGGCGGTTCAATAGTTTGAGTGTGCTTTCTCGAGGAGTTGGTTCAGGTCTTTCAGACCAACTCTCTCGAGAATTTCATTTTTAATGGCTCGATGTAGAATAAAGCTGCAGGCGATATGCCAGTGCCCTTTGCGTGTGTTGGCCCATTCCCAAGCTTTTTGTTTTGGTATTTTAAGTTTCATTAGACTTTTATATCTTGTTTTGACTTTCTTCCAGCGTTTCCATATGATTTGTCTAATTCTCCTTCTTAACCATTGGTTAAGCGAGCGAATATAGTTCTTCATATAGCTAATGCCATAATAGTTAATCCATCCAGTCGTTACTTCATTTATTTCTTTGATGATAAGCCGGATGTTGCCATAACGGTTAC
The genomic region above belongs to Caldalkalibacillus salinus and contains:
- a CDS encoding ring-cleaving dioxygenase, with product MAKQTMGIHHISAIVGHPQENVDFYAGLLGLRLVKRTVNFDDPGTYHLYFGNDSGSPGTIMTFFPWPNGRRGRVGSGQVGTTAFAVPQGSLAFWEERLAHFKVPYNHLERFGEKSIHFEDPHGLKLSLVENNQGDLSQWAIGEITPEVAIKGFAGATLWSHHPQYTESLLTNILGLEKWGAENDLLRFKAPGDIGSIIDMSLTTRQRGVTGVGTVHHIAWRTKDDGEQLEWRQLIQDQGYHVTPVQPRQYFNSIYFREHGQILFEIATDPPGFEVDETYDELGHSLKLPEWYETQREKIEDHLQPITVPEQDQDAR
- a CDS encoding MarR family winged helix-turn-helix transcriptional regulator, whose protein sequence is MNTQKNNENDLALKLFVVLNKAAREIADRVESDMRSHGLNPTEFQVLELLYHKGDQPIQQIGKRVLLASGSITYVVDRLEQKGYLERRSCPKDRRVTYAAITTNGKTLMDDIFPRHREALEEMFSVLDNDEKATMIDKLKKLGLFVKDIDA